From a region of the Flavobacterium sediminilitoris genome:
- a CDS encoding HTTM domain-containing protein yields the protein MMLFSIIRFISYGWVDKFYIQPKFHFTYYGFEWVKPIGIYTYLLFIICGLSAFFVAIGYKYKIAIITFFLSFTYIELMDKTTYLNHYYFISVISFILIFLPANATHSVDAYKNTKIRFQEVPSWTIDILKLMLAIVYFYAGLAKLNSDWLIEAMPLKIWLPNQSNIPLIGSFLHETWIQYAFSWTGAIYDLSIPFLLYNKRTRNFAFFLVVIFHILTKILFPIGVFPYVMIISTLIFFDASLHKKCMDFILKIIQVDFTQFSNGLSFKVDTNRLSTKIKLTFLALFMVFQLIFPFRYMLYPDELFWTEEGFRFSWRVMLMEKAGYTQFYVIDSKTKRKTYIDNSRFLTPFQEKQMSFQPDFILQYAHYLHDYYKETGINEPIVKVDSYVALNGRLSKRYIDPNIDLAKEYESFQHKTWILPFNDEIKGF from the coding sequence ATGATGCTATTTAGTATCATTAGGTTCATTAGTTATGGATGGGTTGACAAATTCTACATTCAACCGAAATTTCATTTTACATATTATGGATTTGAATGGGTAAAACCAATAGGGATTTATACTTATTTATTATTTATTATTTGTGGATTATCGGCTTTCTTTGTCGCTATTGGTTACAAATATAAAATAGCAATTATTACTTTCTTTTTAAGTTTTACTTATATTGAATTAATGGATAAAACTACCTATTTAAACCATTATTACTTTATATCTGTAATAAGTTTTATCCTTATTTTCTTGCCAGCAAATGCTACACATTCAGTAGATGCATATAAAAATACAAAGATAAGATTTCAAGAAGTGCCAAGTTGGACAATTGATATTCTAAAGTTAATGCTAGCTATAGTTTATTTTTATGCAGGATTAGCAAAATTAAATTCAGATTGGCTTATTGAAGCTATGCCACTAAAAATTTGGCTACCAAACCAATCAAACATTCCATTAATTGGAAGTTTTTTGCATGAAACATGGATACAATATGCATTTAGTTGGACAGGAGCCATATACGATTTAAGTATTCCATTTCTATTATACAATAAACGAACTAGAAATTTTGCCTTCTTTTTAGTTGTAATTTTTCATATACTAACTAAAATATTATTTCCAATAGGAGTATTTCCTTATGTAATGATAATTAGTACCTTAATCTTTTTTGATGCTTCCTTACATAAAAAATGTATGGATTTCATTTTAAAAATAATTCAAGTTGATTTTACACAATTTAGTAATGGTTTATCTTTTAAAGTAGACACAAATCGACTTTCTACAAAAATTAAACTGACTTTTTTAGCCTTATTTATGGTATTTCAGTTAATTTTCCCGTTTCGATATATGTTATATCCTGATGAATTATTTTGGACAGAAGAAGGATTTAGATTTTCATGGAGAGTAATGCTAATGGAAAAGGCAGGTTATACTCAATTTTATGTTATTGATTCTAAAACAAAAAGAAAAACGTACATTGATAACAGTCGCTTTTTGACACCATTTCAAGAAAAACAAATGTCTTTTCAACCTGATTTTATACTGCAATATGCTCATTATCTACATGATTATTATAAGGAAACAGGAATAAATGAACCAATTGTAAAAGTAGATAGTTATGTAGCTTTAAACGGAAGATTAAGCAAACGATACATTGACCCAAATATAGATTTAGCAAAAGAATATGAATCATTCCAACACAAAACTTGGATTTTACCATTTAACGATGAAATTAAAGGCTTTTAA